From Bradysia coprophila strain Holo2 unplaced genomic scaffold, BU_Bcop_v1 contig_324, whole genome shotgun sequence, the proteins below share one genomic window:
- the LOC119079381 gene encoding uncharacterized protein LOC119079381 isoform X1, producing the protein MSNDENKCDKIQPSTISKNKSVAIENVVAPEVKILNRGDLLGAINCLFPELQLKSGHIKLKEKFSLFSYSLHELTAIFESGRIYRSRTDRNIKYSIANQSLRPSQAETNRINLKRYSVTENMVTASKSWKSKAQKKQHNYETGQAKRCHQAPSFQSSYIDFLTKFLESHFPDRFVDFKNIECVIFELSNLFKEMSKDCKIAPFNPNLPVLNISECDKVVRMSSKPNDIFKTSASPKRICSKRKSRSRTQIEFKGRRKKSIVKKSQCTQSTRQSKIKLPEDDDDENVKEMERSIDDLLSDDTFSPRYKAKHTSDMLVIFRKSPKKRNSTDFKTLEKEAIEQYESIDDALDMDFNLLEIKSNLK; encoded by the exons ATGTCGAATGATGAAAACAAATGTGACAAAATCCAACCGAGTaccatatcgaaaaataaGAGCGTAGCAATTGAAAATGTCGTTGCACCAGAAGTAAAAATACTAAACCGAGGTGATCTGTTGGGTGCAATAAACTGTCTTTTCCCCGAATTACAGTTGAAAAGTGGTC ACATAAAGCTCAAAGAGAAATTTTCACTGTTCAGCT ATTCCCTACATGAGTTAACAGCTATATTCGAATCTGGTCGAATATATCGATCAAGAACTGAcagaaatataaaatattcaattgcAAACCAGTCTTTGCGTCCGTCCCAAGCTGAGACTAATCGAATCAATTTAAAGCGTTACAGTGTCACAGAGAATATGGTAACTGCATCAAAGTCTTGGAAAAGCAAAG CACAAAAGAAACAGCATAATTATGAAACCGGACAAGCGAAGAGGTGTCATCAGGCCCCATCATTTCAATCGAGTTACATCGACTTTCTAACCAAATTTCTAGAGTCACATTTCCCAGATCGATTCGTTGACTTTAAAAACATTGAATGCGTAATATTCGAACTAAGcaatttattcaaagaaatgtCTAAAGACTGTAAAATAGCACCATTCAATCCTAATCTACCTGTGCTGAATATCAGTGAATGCGACAAGGTTGTGCGAATGAGCAGCAAACCGAatgatattttcaaaacatcGGCTAGCCCTAAACGTATTTGCAGCAAAAGGAAGTCAAGATCACGCAcccaaattgaatttaaaggTAGGCGAAAAAAATCCATTGTCAAAAAAAGTCAATGCACTCAATCCACAAGACAatccaaaattaaattgccagaagatgatgacgatgaaaatgttaaagaaaTGGAACGAAGCATAGACGATTTGTTGAGTGACGATACATTTTCGCCGCGTTATAAAGCGAAGCATACATCCGACATGCTCGTGATCTTTCGAAAATcccccaaaaaaagaaattcgacCGATTTCAAAACATTGGAAAAGGAAGCTATCGAACAATACGAAAGCATTGATGATGCTCTTGATATGGACTTTAAtcttttggaaataaaatcaaatttaaagtaa
- the LOC119079381 gene encoding uncharacterized protein LOC119079381 isoform X2, with the protein MSNDENKCDKIQPSTISKNKSVAIENVVAPEVKILNRGDLLGAINCLFPELQLKSGHIKLKEKFSLFSYSLHELTAIFESGRIYRSRTDRNIKYSIANQSLRPSQAETNRINLKRYSVTENMVTASKSWKSKAQKKQHNYETGQAKRCHQAPSFQSSYIDFLTKFLESHFPDRFVDFKNIECVIFELSNLFKEMSKDCKIAPFNPNLPVLNISECDKVVRMSSKPNDIFKTSASPKRICSKRKSRSRTQIEFKEDDDDENVKEMERSIDDLLSDDTFSPRYKAKHTSDMLVIFRKSPKKRNSTDFKTLEKEAIEQYESIDDALDMDFNLLEIKSNLK; encoded by the exons ATGTCGAATGATGAAAACAAATGTGACAAAATCCAACCGAGTaccatatcgaaaaataaGAGCGTAGCAATTGAAAATGTCGTTGCACCAGAAGTAAAAATACTAAACCGAGGTGATCTGTTGGGTGCAATAAACTGTCTTTTCCCCGAATTACAGTTGAAAAGTGGTC ACATAAAGCTCAAAGAGAAATTTTCACTGTTCAGCT ATTCCCTACATGAGTTAACAGCTATATTCGAATCTGGTCGAATATATCGATCAAGAACTGAcagaaatataaaatattcaattgcAAACCAGTCTTTGCGTCCGTCCCAAGCTGAGACTAATCGAATCAATTTAAAGCGTTACAGTGTCACAGAGAATATGGTAACTGCATCAAAGTCTTGGAAAAGCAAAG CACAAAAGAAACAGCATAATTATGAAACCGGACAAGCGAAGAGGTGTCATCAGGCCCCATCATTTCAATCGAGTTACATCGACTTTCTAACCAAATTTCTAGAGTCACATTTCCCAGATCGATTCGTTGACTTTAAAAACATTGAATGCGTAATATTCGAACTAAGcaatttattcaaagaaatgtCTAAAGACTGTAAAATAGCACCATTCAATCCTAATCTACCTGTGCTGAATATCAGTGAATGCGACAAGGTTGTGCGAATGAGCAGCAAACCGAatgatattttcaaaacatcGGCTAGCCCTAAACGTATTTGCAGCAAAAGGAAGTCAAGATCACGCAcccaaattgaatttaaag aagatgatgacgatgaaaatgttaaagaaaTGGAACGAAGCATAGACGATTTGTTGAGTGACGATACATTTTCGCCGCGTTATAAAGCGAAGCATACATCCGACATGCTCGTGATCTTTCGAAAATcccccaaaaaaagaaattcgacCGATTTCAAAACATTGGAAAAGGAAGCTATCGAACAATACGAAAGCATTGATGATGCTCTTGATATGGACTTTAAtcttttggaaataaaatcaaatttaaagtaa
- the LOC119079381 gene encoding uncharacterized protein LOC119079381 isoform X3, giving the protein MSNDENKCDKIQPSTISKNKSVAIENVVAPEVKILNRGDLLGAINCLFPELQLKSGHIKLKEKFSLFSYSLHELTAIFESGRIYRSRTDRNIKYSIANQSLRPSQAETNRINLKRYSVTENMVTASKSWKSKAQKKQHNYETGQAKRCHQAPSFQSSYIDFLTKFLESHFPDRFVDFKNIECVIFELSNLFKEMSKDCKIAPFNPNLPVLNISECDKVVRMSSKPNDIFKTSASPKRICSKRKSRSRTQIEFKDDDDENVKEMERSIDDLLSDDTFSPRYKAKHTSDMLVIFRKSPKKRNSTDFKTLEKEAIEQYESIDDALDMDFNLLEIKSNLK; this is encoded by the exons ATGTCGAATGATGAAAACAAATGTGACAAAATCCAACCGAGTaccatatcgaaaaataaGAGCGTAGCAATTGAAAATGTCGTTGCACCAGAAGTAAAAATACTAAACCGAGGTGATCTGTTGGGTGCAATAAACTGTCTTTTCCCCGAATTACAGTTGAAAAGTGGTC ACATAAAGCTCAAAGAGAAATTTTCACTGTTCAGCT ATTCCCTACATGAGTTAACAGCTATATTCGAATCTGGTCGAATATATCGATCAAGAACTGAcagaaatataaaatattcaattgcAAACCAGTCTTTGCGTCCGTCCCAAGCTGAGACTAATCGAATCAATTTAAAGCGTTACAGTGTCACAGAGAATATGGTAACTGCATCAAAGTCTTGGAAAAGCAAAG CACAAAAGAAACAGCATAATTATGAAACCGGACAAGCGAAGAGGTGTCATCAGGCCCCATCATTTCAATCGAGTTACATCGACTTTCTAACCAAATTTCTAGAGTCACATTTCCCAGATCGATTCGTTGACTTTAAAAACATTGAATGCGTAATATTCGAACTAAGcaatttattcaaagaaatgtCTAAAGACTGTAAAATAGCACCATTCAATCCTAATCTACCTGTGCTGAATATCAGTGAATGCGACAAGGTTGTGCGAATGAGCAGCAAACCGAatgatattttcaaaacatcGGCTAGCCCTAAACGTATTTGCAGCAAAAGGAAGTCAAGATCACGCAcccaaattgaatttaaag atgatgacgatgaaaatgttaaagaaaTGGAACGAAGCATAGACGATTTGTTGAGTGACGATACATTTTCGCCGCGTTATAAAGCGAAGCATACATCCGACATGCTCGTGATCTTTCGAAAATcccccaaaaaaagaaattcgacCGATTTCAAAACATTGGAAAAGGAAGCTATCGAACAATACGAAAGCATTGATGATGCTCTTGATATGGACTTTAAtcttttggaaataaaatcaaatttaaagtaa
- the LOC119079375 gene encoding thiamine transporter 2-like isoform X3 — MELWLRTSLLLCAFGFFRELRPSEPFVTEFLSGEWRNITVDQVYREIYPWGTYSYLSLLVVVFLITDMLRYKIIIIASAGVGIVLWSLLLWTTSIQAIICVQVCYGFFMASEVAYYTYMYAKVDKEKYQLVTGHTRSAILAGRFLSAVLAQLLISYSLMDVRELNYISFGSQFASLACSIALPSVGASLYFYSTVDSRKALAASNSNNQLEELKVENGSGDASQPKFSCHGAFELFWIHFKISYSNKVVIQWSFWWALAMCGFLQVQSYVQLLWQQIDPDKENLYNGAAEGILTLSGALSAFAAGLLNSKKFIQWDVWILAGCSLLEGGFILWSALTHNVWIAYVMYILFGTVYHFMITMASASVAKQLHDDSFAFIFGINTLVALTFQTILTVVLVSEQGFELDQRTHYQALSGYFFVLGGIYAATSIGQILYKKIKVR; from the exons ATGGAACTATGGCTGAGAACGTCTCTACTTTTATGCGCCTTTGGATTTTTTCGCGAACTTAGACCATCCGAACCGTTTGTCACAGAGTTTCTGTCTGGAGAATGGAGAAATATAACGGTGGACCAAGTCTATCGGGAAATCTATCCTTGGGGAACGTACTCGTATTTATCGCTGTTGGTGGTGGTTTTCTTGATTACCGATATGTTAAG ATATAAGATTATTATTATCGCTTCGGCTGGAGTTGGCATTGTACTCTGGTCGCTATTGCTCTGGACAACCTCCATTCAGGCAATAATC TGTGTTCAAGTTTGCTACGGATTTTTTATGGCCTCTGAGGTGGCATACTATACGTACATGTACGCTAAAGTTGACAAAGAGAAATACCAGCTCGTAACTGGACATACTCGTTCAGCAATATTGGCTGGGAGATTTCTGAGCGCTGTGCTGGCACAACTGTTAATCAGCTACTCCTTGATGGATGTCCGAGAGCTGAACTATATCTCATTCGGCT CACAATTCGCTTCATTGGCTTGTAGTATAGCACTTCCTTCAGTTGGTGCAAGTCTGTATTTCTATTCTACCGTTGATAGTCGCAAAGCCTTAGCAGCCTCAAATTCAAACAACCAATTAGAGGagttaaaagttgaaaatgggAGTGGTGATGCATCTCAACCGAAGTTCTCATGCCATGGagcatttgaattattttggattcatttcaaaatttcgtattcGAATAAGGTTGTGATACAATGGAGCTTTTGGTGGGCATTGGCGATGTGCGGTTTTCTTCAG GTGCAAAGTTACGTCCAGTTACTATGGCAACAGATCGATCCTGACAAGGAAAATCTTTACAATGGCGCAGCGGAAG gaATTCTGACCTTATCTGGAGCGTTAAGTGCGTTCGCTGCAGGACTCTTGAATAGCAAAAAGTTTATTCAATGGGACGTTTGGATTTTAGCAG GTTGTTCGTTGCTAGAAGGAGGATTTATTTTATGGTCAGCATTAACACATAACGTTTGGATCGCCTATGTCATGTACATTCTTTTCGGTACCGTGTACCATTTCATGATTACAATGGCAAG CGCTAGCGTAGCAAAGCAGTTGCATGACGATAGTTTTGCCTTTATATTCGGTATAAATACGTTGGTGGCATTGACATTCCAGACGATCTTAACAGTGGTTCTAGTTTCTGAACAAGGATTTGAGTTAGATCAGCGCACACATTACCAAGCACTCAGtggttatttttttgtattgggAGGAATATATGCTGCGACGTCGATAGgacaaattttgtataaaaagaTTAAAGTGAGATGA
- the LOC119079375 gene encoding thiamine transporter 2-like isoform X2 gives MKQTIMELWLRTSLLLCAFGFFRELRPSEPFVTEFLSGEWRNITVDQVYREIYPWGTYSYLSLLVVVFLITDMLRYKIIIIASAGVGIVLWSLLLWTTSIQAIICVQVCYGFFMASEVAYYTYMYAKVDKEKYQLVTGHTRSAILAGRFLSAVLAQLLISYSLMDVRELNYISFGSQFASLACSIALPSVGASLYFYSTVDSRKALAASNSNNQLEELKVENGSGDASQPKFSCHGAFELFWIHFKISYSNKVVIQWSFWWALAMCGFLQVQSYVQLLWQQIDPDKENLYNGAAEGILTLSGALSAFAAGLLNSKKFIQWDVWILAGCSLLEGGFILWSALTHNVWIAYVMYILFGTVYHFMITMASASVAKQLHDDSFAFIFGINTLVALTFQTILTVVLVSEQGFELDQRTHYQALSGYFFVLGGIYAATSIGQILYKKIKVR, from the exons ATGA AGCAAACCATTATGGAACTATGGCTGAGAACGTCTCTACTTTTATGCGCCTTTGGATTTTTTCGCGAACTTAGACCATCCGAACCGTTTGTCACAGAGTTTCTGTCTGGAGAATGGAGAAATATAACGGTGGACCAAGTCTATCGGGAAATCTATCCTTGGGGAACGTACTCGTATTTATCGCTGTTGGTGGTGGTTTTCTTGATTACCGATATGTTAAG ATATAAGATTATTATTATCGCTTCGGCTGGAGTTGGCATTGTACTCTGGTCGCTATTGCTCTGGACAACCTCCATTCAGGCAATAATC TGTGTTCAAGTTTGCTACGGATTTTTTATGGCCTCTGAGGTGGCATACTATACGTACATGTACGCTAAAGTTGACAAAGAGAAATACCAGCTCGTAACTGGACATACTCGTTCAGCAATATTGGCTGGGAGATTTCTGAGCGCTGTGCTGGCACAACTGTTAATCAGCTACTCCTTGATGGATGTCCGAGAGCTGAACTATATCTCATTCGGCT CACAATTCGCTTCATTGGCTTGTAGTATAGCACTTCCTTCAGTTGGTGCAAGTCTGTATTTCTATTCTACCGTTGATAGTCGCAAAGCCTTAGCAGCCTCAAATTCAAACAACCAATTAGAGGagttaaaagttgaaaatgggAGTGGTGATGCATCTCAACCGAAGTTCTCATGCCATGGagcatttgaattattttggattcatttcaaaatttcgtattcGAATAAGGTTGTGATACAATGGAGCTTTTGGTGGGCATTGGCGATGTGCGGTTTTCTTCAG GTGCAAAGTTACGTCCAGTTACTATGGCAACAGATCGATCCTGACAAGGAAAATCTTTACAATGGCGCAGCGGAAG gaATTCTGACCTTATCTGGAGCGTTAAGTGCGTTCGCTGCAGGACTCTTGAATAGCAAAAAGTTTATTCAATGGGACGTTTGGATTTTAGCAG GTTGTTCGTTGCTAGAAGGAGGATTTATTTTATGGTCAGCATTAACACATAACGTTTGGATCGCCTATGTCATGTACATTCTTTTCGGTACCGTGTACCATTTCATGATTACAATGGCAAG CGCTAGCGTAGCAAAGCAGTTGCATGACGATAGTTTTGCCTTTATATTCGGTATAAATACGTTGGTGGCATTGACATTCCAGACGATCTTAACAGTGGTTCTAGTTTCTGAACAAGGATTTGAGTTAGATCAGCGCACACATTACCAAGCACTCAGtggttatttttttgtattgggAGGAATATATGCTGCGACGTCGATAGgacaaattttgtataaaaagaTTAAAGTGAGATGA
- the LOC119079389 gene encoding dysbindin protein homolog, translating into MFGDFRKKLNSVIQEGRENLSNTYIRTTSLNESSSRQSVDTSPLSNPLLNINFEAGCKYLELRESQWKEIHQMNEDNAALADGIDENIKAMKDTSTRVLTEVNDFNIMLTSLPTVSQTLRLCAEMAAELGKNCKKVEKELVVLEDIQDRLDLEAAKRKHHLEMAVYKEKKLVELEKVRQKLLDVHVNNVQDYEKKLGEIQKERQAVFQDAFQNDLEDYKTLGKIPKVESIKPRPELTLEEISLDNRDTEALDNFLNN; encoded by the exons ATGTTCGGTGATTTcagaaagaaattaaattccgtCATACAGGAGGGTCGCGAAAATTTATCGAACACGTACATACGAACAACGTCATTAAATGAAAGTTCTAGCAGACAATCGGTGGACACTTCACCACTATCGAATCCGTTGCTAAACATAAACTTTGAAGCAGGATGTAAATATTTAGAATTGCGTGAAAGTCAATGGaaagaaattcatcaaatgaaTGAGGACAATGCTGCACTGGCTGATGGAATCGATGAAAATATCAAAGCCATGAAGGACACTTCCACCCGAGTGTTGACGGAAGTGAATGATTTTAATATAATGCTAACATCACTACCAACGGTCAGCCAAACGCTCAGACTCTGCGCCGAAATGGCTGCAGAGCTGggtaaaaattgtaaaaaagtagaaaaagaGTTGGTGGTATTGGAAGACATACAGGACAGACTGGACTTAGAAGCTGCTAAGCGAAAACATCACCTGGAAATGGCTGTGTACAAGGAGAAGAAATTAG TTGAATTGGAGAAGGTGCGACAGAAACTGTTAGATGTACACGTAAACAATGTCCAGGACTACGAAAAGAAACTCGGTGAAATTCAGAAGGAGAGACAGGCAGTGTTCCAAGATGCCTTCCAGAATGACTTAGAAGACTACAAAACACTGGGCAAAATTCCAA AAGTGGAAAGTATTAAACCCCGACCGGAACTGACGTTAGAAGAAATTTCGCTGGATAATCGAGACACTGAGGCCTTAGATAATTTCCTAAACAACTGA
- the LOC119079375 gene encoding thiamine transporter 1-like isoform X1: MTYRRKQTIMELWLRTSLLLCAFGFFRELRPSEPFVTEFLSGEWRNITVDQVYREIYPWGTYSYLSLLVVVFLITDMLRYKIIIIASAGVGIVLWSLLLWTTSIQAIICVQVCYGFFMASEVAYYTYMYAKVDKEKYQLVTGHTRSAILAGRFLSAVLAQLLISYSLMDVRELNYISFGSQFASLACSIALPSVGASLYFYSTVDSRKALAASNSNNQLEELKVENGSGDASQPKFSCHGAFELFWIHFKISYSNKVVIQWSFWWALAMCGFLQVQSYVQLLWQQIDPDKENLYNGAAEGILTLSGALSAFAAGLLNSKKFIQWDVWILAGCSLLEGGFILWSALTHNVWIAYVMYILFGTVYHFMITMASASVAKQLHDDSFAFIFGINTLVALTFQTILTVVLVSEQGFELDQRTHYQALSGYFFVLGGIYAATSIGQILYKKIKVR, translated from the exons atgACGTATCGACGGA AGCAAACCATTATGGAACTATGGCTGAGAACGTCTCTACTTTTATGCGCCTTTGGATTTTTTCGCGAACTTAGACCATCCGAACCGTTTGTCACAGAGTTTCTGTCTGGAGAATGGAGAAATATAACGGTGGACCAAGTCTATCGGGAAATCTATCCTTGGGGAACGTACTCGTATTTATCGCTGTTGGTGGTGGTTTTCTTGATTACCGATATGTTAAG ATATAAGATTATTATTATCGCTTCGGCTGGAGTTGGCATTGTACTCTGGTCGCTATTGCTCTGGACAACCTCCATTCAGGCAATAATC TGTGTTCAAGTTTGCTACGGATTTTTTATGGCCTCTGAGGTGGCATACTATACGTACATGTACGCTAAAGTTGACAAAGAGAAATACCAGCTCGTAACTGGACATACTCGTTCAGCAATATTGGCTGGGAGATTTCTGAGCGCTGTGCTGGCACAACTGTTAATCAGCTACTCCTTGATGGATGTCCGAGAGCTGAACTATATCTCATTCGGCT CACAATTCGCTTCATTGGCTTGTAGTATAGCACTTCCTTCAGTTGGTGCAAGTCTGTATTTCTATTCTACCGTTGATAGTCGCAAAGCCTTAGCAGCCTCAAATTCAAACAACCAATTAGAGGagttaaaagttgaaaatgggAGTGGTGATGCATCTCAACCGAAGTTCTCATGCCATGGagcatttgaattattttggattcatttcaaaatttcgtattcGAATAAGGTTGTGATACAATGGAGCTTTTGGTGGGCATTGGCGATGTGCGGTTTTCTTCAG GTGCAAAGTTACGTCCAGTTACTATGGCAACAGATCGATCCTGACAAGGAAAATCTTTACAATGGCGCAGCGGAAG gaATTCTGACCTTATCTGGAGCGTTAAGTGCGTTCGCTGCAGGACTCTTGAATAGCAAAAAGTTTATTCAATGGGACGTTTGGATTTTAGCAG GTTGTTCGTTGCTAGAAGGAGGATTTATTTTATGGTCAGCATTAACACATAACGTTTGGATCGCCTATGTCATGTACATTCTTTTCGGTACCGTGTACCATTTCATGATTACAATGGCAAG CGCTAGCGTAGCAAAGCAGTTGCATGACGATAGTTTTGCCTTTATATTCGGTATAAATACGTTGGTGGCATTGACATTCCAGACGATCTTAACAGTGGTTCTAGTTTCTGAACAAGGATTTGAGTTAGATCAGCGCACACATTACCAAGCACTCAGtggttatttttttgtattgggAGGAATATATGCTGCGACGTCGATAGgacaaattttgtataaaaagaTTAAAGTGAGATGA